The following coding sequences lie in one Pontibacter sp. G13 genomic window:
- a CDS encoding DUF4412 domain-containing protein, translated as MPKPISTFAACMICLCLMCTGMQGYAQEPIDKKVDRKVDQRVDREVDKKIDQTLDDAVQSIGNLFKKKKKVKTEDGEEVQISTEGDEIVIEDETGSEVRISYEADDAEIDPNVQPSSFIGSFTISFSESKNGKVKKDYPMSLEYFVDEYQLAFIPEDEDGEAGVMIWDRQRGTMTTKMDDDGQRIAMVIPMRGFQVTVDSKEVEQPEFNIEATGNTKEISGYLCKEYRYKSETEQGTIWMTEDFDLNWYDMFSFVGIKGQKKGNGMNSQFPVDGMMMEMRSEVPDKGIVREYKITDVSEGSVDKEIFSLDGYTVQSLGGSIFNSND; from the coding sequence ATGCCAAAACCTATTTCAACATTCGCAGCCTGCATGATATGCTTGTGCTTGATGTGCACAGGCATGCAGGGATATGCCCAAGAGCCTATTGACAAAAAGGTGGATCGAAAAGTCGATCAACGGGTGGACCGGGAAGTGGACAAGAAAATTGATCAGACCCTAGATGATGCTGTGCAAAGCATCGGAAACCTCTTCAAAAAGAAAAAGAAAGTAAAAACCGAAGACGGCGAAGAAGTCCAGATCAGCACAGAGGGAGATGAAATTGTCATCGAGGACGAAACAGGAAGCGAAGTGCGAATCTCCTATGAAGCCGATGATGCAGAAATTGACCCGAATGTGCAGCCCAGCTCTTTCATCGGATCATTTACGATCTCGTTTTCTGAGTCCAAGAATGGGAAGGTCAAGAAGGATTATCCGATGTCGCTAGAATACTTCGTTGACGAGTACCAACTCGCCTTTATCCCAGAGGATGAAGACGGTGAAGCCGGAGTCATGATCTGGGACCGGCAGCGTGGTACGATGACCACAAAGATGGATGATGATGGACAACGAATCGCCATGGTCATTCCTATGCGGGGATTTCAGGTCACGGTGGATTCTAAAGAAGTCGAGCAGCCAGAATTCAACATTGAGGCTACTGGCAACACCAAAGAGATCTCCGGATATCTATGTAAGGAATATCGCTACAAGAGCGAGACTGAACAGGGCACGATCTGGATGACGGAGGATTTTGACCTCAACTGGTACGACATGTTCTCTTTCGTGGGGATCAAAGGTCAGAAAAAAGGCAATGGAATGAATAGTCAATTCCCTGTTGACGGAATGATGATGGAAATGCGTTCTGAAGTACCAGATAAAGGAATCGTCCGTGAGTACAAGATCACAGATGTCTCTGAAGGGAGTGTAGACAAGGAGATCTTCTCGCTCGACGGATACACTGTCCAGAGCCTCGGAGGGTCGATTTTTAATAGTAATGACTGA
- a CDS encoding sigma-70 family RNA polymerase sigma factor — translation MKTESIYKTPDQDLIQGFMSGDNKCFEVLLERYKTKVFTTIYLIVKDRYIAEDLYQEVMIKVVKMIRAGKYNEEGKFLPWVVRIARNLAIDHFRKVQRTPITHDTADHHLFNSLLPAEASSEQQIIMDEEARYMRNLIQQLPEKQREVLVMRSYAEMSFKEIAALTNVSINTALGRMRYALLNLKKLAQQDGVPKGYEQRVY, via the coding sequence ATGAAAACGGAGTCCATTTACAAGACCCCAGACCAAGACCTTATCCAAGGCTTTATGTCCGGCGACAACAAATGCTTTGAAGTGCTGCTTGAGCGCTACAAAACTAAGGTTTTTACGACAATATACCTGATCGTAAAGGACCGTTATATCGCCGAAGACCTCTATCAGGAAGTCATGATCAAAGTGGTCAAGATGATTCGTGCCGGCAAGTACAACGAAGAAGGGAAATTCCTCCCATGGGTGGTGAGGATCGCTCGAAACCTGGCAATCGATCATTTTCGCAAAGTACAGAGAACACCAATTACACACGACACAGCCGACCATCACCTCTTCAACTCCCTGTTGCCTGCGGAAGCAAGTTCCGAGCAACAGATAATAATGGATGAGGAAGCGCGTTACATGAGAAATCTGATTCAGCAGCTTCCAGAAAAACAACGTGAAGTCCTCGTAATGAGAAGCTACGCCGAAATGAGCTTCAAGGAAATTGCGGCGCTCACGAACGTTAGTATCAACACTGCATTGGGCAGAATGCGATATGCATTGCTGAATCTCAAGAAGCTTGCCCAGCAGGATGGAGTACCAAAAGGTTATGAACAGCGAGTTTACTGA
- a CDS encoding tetratricopeptide repeat protein codes for MRRLVFLLWMIPTVAFSQQAEQYIDSLKSLIPKAKEEDRPELFLRLSELSRRTSLDESLDYAFRGLEAAIYQKDNGTAARAYDILGKSHYIKGNFILASDCFRKGLNMAEDLRDSVLLAHLHNSLGIISFRQSKYEDALQQLLSSQMYWEGLGDEFNAATILINIGALYKRLNEFDTAIQTLKRALRESEKLNNPNLKASAYHNLGNVYEELNDYPQALSYYEQSLEIKKQHSQMGSLTSTLGNIARIYVKDNQLGQARKIYRDALKIGESSDRKSQLQQLEATWGEILLENGHSYEAEDHLLTALDLAELMEDKGAQKELHLQLAELYGQQRKYKLGYDHLHQYKQVSEKLYEARQDKQFVEMQTRQQLEEKEQTIQQLQMAQFQMRQEEKQGQLKFYSLLVLSIAIIIALLATFSRYRTKLQANIQLSQQKAEIEQKNELLEHQSQAIHLQNTRLMQSNQELEQFAYAASHDLREPLRTIRSYLQLLQRRYQTTLEASAQEFLEFALDGAVRLDNLLTDLLEYSRIGRTGMSRVKLDLNVVLSQVKKGLQSQIEQTKATIEWDQLPEITGYKTEIYLLFQNLISNAIKFHRPDVPPEIHISASKENQQWQIQVRDQGIGIPPQFHERVFQMYQRLHHRSEFEGSGMGLAICQKIIRNHGGEISIDSDGKVGTTFTISLPITAESYSTNG; via the coding sequence ATGAGAAGACTGGTCTTTTTGTTGTGGATGATTCCCACGGTGGCATTTTCGCAACAAGCCGAACAATATATTGATAGCCTCAAAAGCCTTATTCCAAAGGCCAAAGAGGAAGATCGACCGGAACTGTTCCTTCGGTTGTCGGAATTGAGCCGTCGTACCTCTTTGGATGAATCGCTTGATTATGCCTTTCGGGGACTTGAGGCGGCTATTTATCAGAAAGACAATGGTACCGCTGCCCGAGCCTATGATATCCTCGGCAAATCGCACTATATAAAAGGGAACTTTATTCTCGCCTCTGATTGCTTCCGAAAGGGCCTAAACATGGCTGAGGACCTTCGAGACTCGGTATTGCTGGCGCATTTGCACAATAGTCTCGGCATCATCTCCTTCCGACAATCCAAATATGAAGACGCCCTCCAACAGCTTCTTTCCTCACAAATGTACTGGGAAGGCTTAGGGGATGAATTCAATGCTGCCACCATCCTGATCAATATCGGCGCCTTATATAAGCGTCTCAATGAGTTTGATACCGCCATTCAAACCCTCAAGCGTGCACTCCGTGAATCCGAAAAACTCAACAACCCCAACCTTAAAGCTTCTGCCTACCACAATTTGGGCAATGTATATGAGGAGTTGAATGATTATCCACAGGCGCTTTCCTACTACGAACAGTCTCTGGAAATAAAAAAGCAGCATTCACAGATGGGGTCTCTCACCTCGACGCTGGGGAATATTGCGAGAATTTACGTCAAGGATAATCAGCTTGGACAAGCACGAAAGATCTATAGAGACGCCTTGAAAATCGGCGAATCCTCCGACAGGAAATCGCAGCTCCAACAACTCGAAGCTACATGGGGAGAAATCCTCCTGGAAAACGGACACTCCTACGAAGCTGAAGATCATCTACTCACCGCCTTGGACTTGGCGGAACTGATGGAAGACAAAGGCGCACAGAAAGAATTGCATCTGCAATTGGCGGAACTATACGGTCAGCAGAGAAAATATAAACTGGGGTACGATCACCTCCATCAATACAAGCAAGTCAGCGAAAAGCTCTATGAAGCCAGACAAGACAAGCAATTTGTCGAGATGCAGACTCGCCAGCAATTGGAGGAAAAAGAGCAAACGATCCAGCAGTTACAAATGGCACAATTCCAGATGCGCCAAGAAGAGAAACAGGGTCAATTGAAGTTCTATAGCCTCCTGGTATTGTCCATCGCCATTATCATCGCCTTGCTAGCGACTTTTTCCCGCTATCGCACCAAGCTGCAGGCCAACATCCAGCTCTCCCAGCAGAAAGCAGAGATCGAGCAAAAGAACGAGCTGCTGGAACACCAAAGCCAGGCTATCCACCTACAAAATACACGTCTGATGCAGAGCAATCAGGAGTTGGAGCAATTTGCCTATGCTGCTTCCCATGACCTTCGGGAGCCGCTACGGACCATTCGCAGCTACCTCCAGCTTCTGCAGCGGCGTTACCAGACTACTTTGGAAGCGTCTGCACAGGAGTTTCTGGAATTTGCCCTGGACGGCGCCGTAAGACTCGACAATCTCCTGACCGACCTACTGGAATACTCTCGGATTGGCCGTACGGGCATGAGCCGGGTGAAGCTGGACCTAAATGTGGTCCTCTCGCAGGTTAAAAAAGGGCTCCAAAGCCAGATCGAGCAGACCAAGGCCACCATCGAATGGGATCAACTCCCCGAAATCACCGGGTACAAGACGGAGATTTACCTGCTGTTCCAAAATCTGATCAGTAACGCCATCAAGTTCCACAGGCCAGATGTTCCTCCTGAAATTCACATTAGCGCCTCCAAAGAAAACCAGCAGTGGCAGATTCAGGTACGTGATCAAGGCATCGGCATTCCTCCACAATTCCATGAGCGGGTCTTCCAGATGTATCAGCGTCTCCACCACCGAAGCGAATTCGAGGGTTCCGGCATGGGCCTCGCAATCTGCCAGAAGATCATCCGGAATCATGGCGGCGAGATTTCTATCGATTCCGACGGGAAGGTTGGAACGACATTCACCATCTCATTGCCCATTACAGCAGAGAGCTACTCGACGAATGGCTGA
- the uvrA gene encoding excinuclease ABC subunit UvrA, with translation MDYIYIKNARVNNLKQVSIKIPRNRLVVITGVSGSGKSSLAFDTLYAEGQRRYVESLSSYARQFLDRMEKPEVDYIQGIAPAMAIQQKVSTSNPRSTVGTTTEIYDFLKLLFARAGKTYSPVSGKIVTSDSVSDVVDYILDSEEGAKIFILAKIPVRSKGYIAELELSLQKGFSRVFIDGQVRDIEEEIADPTYPDSETITLLIDRTILRKNDLHELRLRFSDSVGTAYKEGRGTCVIQVNALPIREFSEKFEADGMEFERPSVNLFSFNNPYGACPTCEGFGRILGIDRDLVIPDKSKSIFDGAVAPWRGEVMSSYKQKWITAAAEQGFPIHRPYYDLTPEEQDQLWDGVPGAMGLTEYFEFLASKTHKIQYRVMLARYRGYTTCPSCKGTRLRKDTQYVKVGPYNIGDLLFMQVNELLPALRQLDLSDTDAIIANRLMTEITNRLSYLDRVGLGYLSIHRKINTLSGGEMQRIRLATSLGSGLVGSMYILDEPSIGLHPRDTDRLTEILESLRDQGNTVIVVEHDESIMERADSLVDMGPGAGELGGEVVFSGTYDELIGSDTLTGNYLSGRKEIPLPALRRTSGNRLKLIGARMHNLKGVDVEIPLNTITVVTGVSGSGKSTLIEKILYPSLRKHLGEHGDKGGYLRELSGDVDLIKRVEMVDQRPVGRSARSNPATYIKAWDHIRELLSKQVVAQVKGLKPGDFSFNVDGGRCDNCQGEGYVTVEMQFLPDVKLLCDVCQGKRFKKHVLEVTYEGKNVDDILKLTIHEAMHFFKSIPKISSKLEILDRVGLGYLRMGQSTSTLSGGEAQRMKLAFFLSQGTQATNTCFIFDEPTTGLHFEDIQKLLGAMNELVEKGNTVIVIEHNLDVIKCADWIVDLGPEGGDQGGQLVFQGVPEDLVKVDGSYTAKYLKNKLLPQNGQSH, from the coding sequence ATGGATTATATCTACATAAAGAATGCCAGAGTCAACAATCTCAAACAAGTCTCGATAAAAATTCCGAGAAATCGGTTAGTCGTGATCACAGGAGTGAGTGGATCTGGCAAATCATCCCTGGCATTTGACACCCTTTATGCAGAAGGGCAACGCAGATATGTCGAAAGTCTTAGCAGTTATGCAAGACAGTTCCTAGACCGGATGGAGAAGCCGGAAGTGGATTATATTCAAGGCATTGCGCCTGCTATGGCCATCCAACAGAAGGTCTCAACCTCCAATCCCCGATCGACGGTAGGCACCACTACGGAAATATATGATTTCCTGAAATTGCTATTCGCGAGAGCAGGAAAAACCTATTCCCCAGTGTCTGGAAAAATAGTCACTTCTGACAGTGTTTCAGATGTAGTTGACTATATTTTGGACAGTGAAGAAGGGGCAAAGATTTTTATCCTCGCCAAGATCCCCGTTCGCTCAAAAGGATATATCGCAGAGCTGGAACTTTCTCTCCAAAAAGGCTTTTCAAGGGTCTTTATTGATGGACAAGTCCGTGATATTGAGGAAGAAATAGCCGATCCGACCTATCCTGACTCGGAGACCATTACCCTACTCATCGACCGGACTATCCTCCGCAAAAACGATCTCCACGAACTCAGGCTCAGATTTTCCGATTCTGTTGGCACCGCGTACAAAGAAGGCCGTGGCACCTGTGTCATTCAGGTAAACGCACTCCCAATTCGAGAATTTTCAGAGAAATTCGAGGCTGACGGCATGGAATTCGAACGGCCAAGTGTCAACCTGTTTTCTTTCAACAACCCCTACGGAGCTTGTCCAACCTGCGAAGGATTTGGGAGAATCCTCGGTATAGATCGAGACCTCGTCATTCCCGACAAGTCCAAATCCATCTTCGATGGAGCCGTAGCACCTTGGCGAGGAGAGGTCATGAGCTCCTATAAGCAAAAATGGATCACTGCTGCAGCAGAACAAGGATTTCCGATTCACAGGCCTTATTATGACCTGACTCCAGAGGAACAAGACCAGCTTTGGGACGGTGTACCCGGCGCTATGGGCCTTACCGAGTATTTTGAGTTTCTGGCCTCCAAGACTCACAAGATCCAATACAGGGTCATGCTGGCAAGATATCGTGGCTATACCACTTGTCCGAGTTGCAAGGGCACTCGCCTGAGAAAAGACACACAATATGTCAAAGTCGGTCCTTACAATATTGGCGATCTGCTCTTCATGCAAGTCAATGAGTTGCTCCCCGCGCTCAGGCAACTAGATCTCTCTGACACAGACGCCATCATCGCCAATCGCTTGATGACCGAAATCACCAATCGACTGAGCTACCTCGATCGAGTCGGGCTAGGTTATCTGTCCATTCACCGTAAGATCAACACGCTTTCTGGAGGAGAAATGCAAAGGATTAGACTGGCTACTTCTTTGGGAAGTGGCCTCGTTGGGTCCATGTATATCTTGGATGAGCCAAGCATTGGCCTTCACCCCAGAGATACCGATCGACTCACCGAAATTCTCGAATCCCTCCGTGATCAGGGCAATACCGTCATTGTGGTAGAGCATGATGAAAGCATCATGGAACGTGCAGATTCTTTGGTGGATATGGGCCCTGGGGCCGGTGAGCTCGGGGGAGAGGTGGTATTCAGCGGCACCTATGACGAACTCATAGGCAGCGATACACTTACAGGCAACTACCTTTCAGGCAGAAAGGAAATTCCTCTTCCTGCTCTCAGAAGAACTTCCGGCAATCGCCTGAAACTCATCGGAGCTCGCATGCACAACTTGAAAGGAGTGGATGTCGAAATTCCGCTCAATACCATTACAGTAGTGACCGGAGTCAGTGGAAGTGGAAAATCTACCCTCATAGAAAAAATTCTCTACCCAAGCCTCCGAAAACATCTCGGTGAGCATGGAGACAAAGGGGGGTACCTTCGTGAGCTTTCCGGTGATGTCGACTTGATCAAACGCGTGGAAATGGTAGACCAGCGCCCAGTGGGCCGCTCTGCCAGATCCAATCCCGCTACTTATATCAAGGCCTGGGATCACATTCGGGAATTGCTCTCCAAACAGGTGGTCGCTCAGGTAAAAGGCTTGAAGCCGGGTGATTTTTCGTTCAATGTAGATGGGGGCCGTTGCGACAATTGCCAGGGCGAAGGGTACGTCACAGTCGAAATGCAATTCCTGCCAGACGTCAAACTCCTCTGTGATGTCTGCCAAGGCAAACGATTCAAGAAGCATGTGCTGGAAGTGACATACGAAGGCAAAAACGTGGATGACATCCTCAAGCTGACCATCCATGAGGCCATGCACTTCTTCAAGAGTATTCCCAAAATCAGTTCAAAACTAGAGATTCTGGATCGGGTAGGTTTGGGATATCTACGCATGGGGCAAAGCACTTCCACCCTATCTGGGGGGGAAGCCCAGCGGATGAAACTTGCATTCTTCCTGAGTCAAGGCACCCAAGCCACCAATACCTGCTTCATTTTCGATGAACCTACCACAGGCCTACATTTCGAGGACATCCAGAAATTGCTGGGTGCGATGAATGAGTTGGTGGAAAAGGGCAATACCGTCATTGTCATCGAGCATAACCTCGATGTGATCAAATGTGCGGACTGGATTGTAGATCTGGGGCCGGAAGGAGGGGACCAAGGAGGCCAATTGGTCTTCCAGGGAGTTCCCGAAGATTTGGTCAAAGTGGATGGCTCATATACAGCCAAATATCTCAAGAACAAGCTATTGCCACAAAATGGCCAATCGCATTGA
- a CDS encoding T9SS type A sorting domain-containing protein, with translation MKKFFTLSIIALGIFTSQSLFAQSTEDGPIDDLLFTQHYYKWGSMPEELKVAVTPSIVTAPNPNTENVLKVWFAQLSEAAQLDIFDMNGRQVHAAEIGGSTQAEGIHVVQVASYTPGMYFVRMRTGLYEVIEKVIIK, from the coding sequence ATGAAAAAGTTTTTCACCCTCTCCATCATCGCTCTGGGAATCTTCACTTCCCAATCTCTTTTCGCTCAATCCACTGAGGATGGCCCTATTGACGACTTGTTGTTCACGCAGCACTACTACAAGTGGGGATCCATGCCTGAAGAGCTCAAAGTTGCCGTAACTCCAAGCATTGTTACAGCACCCAACCCAAACACAGAGAACGTATTGAAGGTATGGTTTGCCCAGCTTTCCGAAGCAGCTCAATTGGACATCTTCGACATGAACGGCCGTCAGGTTCACGCTGCCGAAATCGGCGGATCTACTCAAGCTGAAGGTATCCATGTTGTACAAGTGGCTTCCTACACGCCAGGGATGTACTTCGTCCGCATGCGTACGGGATTGTATGAAGTCATTGAAAAAGTAATCATCAAGTAA